From the Triticum urartu cultivar G1812 chromosome 4, Tu2.1, whole genome shotgun sequence genome, the window ccggttcatggcatgaaccagtactaaaggtctTCATGGGACCCTAGACTGACCGTAGCCTGAcacgccacgaaccggtactaaaggttacccaccattagtgccggttcaaattcaaacgggcactaatgtgcttcacatttagCCTTTTTCTAAAAGTGCATGACAAGTCGACATATATAGTCTCTGCATGCATGGCTTTATATGTTTGTTCACGTGTCTAGCAAGTTCCTGTCATGTGTGGTTAGCCCCCCCACTCACATAACTAATTACGGACTCTCTCATTTGCTACAACACACAACATGCATACAACCATTAGATCGAAAAATGTACACCAACTGAAGCATGCACACAATGACCAACAGAAATATACTACTGGCTAGTACTAATTTAAGCAGGGAGGCACCATTATATTAGCGCTAGCGCCACTACTACATCAACAGCAACTAATTGACCAACTAACTACACTAGGTACATCATCTGCCACCAACTTAAAACTACTTTTCCAAAAGTAAGTCCAGACTGAACCATACATGCAATCATGCCATCGGAAACACAACTAAACTGAACcaactactagtaggagtactagcatgCACCCTGCTGCCCTGCTTCTTACGGAGGGATCTTCACTTGTTGACATGTACACTTCAGGACGTGTACATGGTGACGGCCTTGGTGCCCTCGGAGATGGCGTGCTTGGCGAGCTCGCCGGGGAGCACCAGCCGCACCGCGTTCTGCACGTCGCGGGACGTGAGCGTGGCGCGCCCGGCGTACTGCGCCAGCCGCGACGCCTCCGTGGCCAGCCGCTCGAACATGTCCGCCATCATCATGTCCAGCGCCTGCATCGTCTTCCCCGACGCCCCCAGGTCCGGGTGCACCTGCTTCAGCACCCGGTACACGTACGCCTTGTACCCCATGTCGATGTTGTTCCCTCCCAGCCGACGACGACGCCGCCCGCCTCTTCCTTTTCCCATGTtcttcctcgccgccgcctccgccttgCGCGTCCTGGCCTTGCCCTCGCTCCTCGCCCTCTTCTGCGTCGGCGTCTCGGGGCCCTCCGGCTTGGTCGgctcgccgtcgtcctc encodes:
- the LOC125553326 gene encoding histone H2B.11-like, with the translated sequence MAPKRRGSKVVSSVVKTKVVEETVEVATTILPASQDDPQPEVVDVSRSRDVHVEVVTTPDAQPTAGAKKQPASKRGAANAKSPAGPLVVPVSPSPQEEEQQQRKKGAGSKTPASLQSQETQEEPYAYQDETADGKKRPAEEDDGEPTKPEGPETPTQKRARSEGKARTRKAEAAARKNMGKGRGGRRRRRLGGNNIDMGYKAYVYRVLKQVHPDLGASGKTMQALDMMMADMFERLATEASRLAQYAGRATLTSRDVQNAVRLVLPGELAKHAISEGTKAVTMYTS